In Palaemon carinicauda isolate YSFRI2023 chromosome 14, ASM3689809v2, whole genome shotgun sequence, the following proteins share a genomic window:
- the LOC137653797 gene encoding solute carrier family 66 member 2, whose translation MSEESWTETLGWAFGQISALAMMFGGVVPYIPQYLDIKRSENTEGFSLYVCLVLLIANTLRILFWFGHWFELPLLFQSIIMNVTMIMLIKLCVAIKNRGQIVHNKEHVFTDFDYDYFWEWTDVQSYIEFMLTFTTFGCLLMFIFIDTSVFVETVGFISVLTEALLAVPQFYKNFISKSTFGMSRKMVLMWLMGDTFKTIYFWHRSAPIQFFVCGCLQIGIDISVLFQCVLYRKKKSHLIN comes from the exons ATGTCTGAAGAAAGTTGGACAGAGACCCTAGGATGGGCCTTCGGTCAGATTTCGGCTTTGGCCATGATGTTTGGAGGAGTAGTGCCATATATTCCTCAATACCTAGACATAAAACGTTCGGAAAACACCGAAGGATTCTCCTTATATGTGTGCCTGGTCCTCTTGATAGCTAACACGCTGCGAATTTTGTTTTG GTTTGGTCATTGGTTTGAGCTGCCATTACTTTTCCAAAGCATTATTATGAATGTAACAATGATTATGCTCATAAAATTATGCGTAGCTATAAAGAACAGAGGTCAAATCGTTCATAATAAAGAACATGTTTTTACAG ATTTTGACTACGACTATTTTTGGGAATGGACCGACGTGCAGTCATATATCGAATTCATGCTGACTTTCACGACATTCGGCTGTCTTCTCATGTTCATCTTTATCGATACGTCCGTATTTGTGGAGACTGTAGGGTTTATATCAGTCTTGACAGAGGCCTTATTAGCAGTTCCTCaattttataagaattttatatCTAAGTCAACGTTTGGCATGAG CCGTAAGATGGTGTTGATGTGGCTGATGGGCGACACCTTCAAGACAATCTATTTCTGGCACCGTTCGGCTCCTATTCAGTTCTTcgtttgtggctgcctgcagataGGTATAGACATTTCGGTGCTCTTCCAGTGtgttctttatagaaaaaaaaagtcgcACCTTATAAATTGA